TGAATGCTTCATCCAACGTCGTAACAAGCCACTGAGCATTTTCATTCGCACCCGGATCGTCGTTACCGTACTTCGGCACTTTTTGGGTCGCTGCATAGAGATCTTCGAAACCCTCGAAATTAGCGCTAATCGCTTCCATCATTGTGGAAAGGGGAACCCTTCTGTGCGGAGTTGCATTAAAGCAAAGCTCTTCGATGACATTCAAGGAATCCGCAGTGTCTGCCAAAGCGATTATAGAGACTCCGGAAGAATTGATCCTGGCGCCTCCCTGTATGACGTCCAGTCCTTTATCCATCGGTCCCTCGAAAAGAGAAGACAGGATCGGAGTCGGATAGAAATCCTGATGCACCTCGCCCAACAAATTGTTGAGCCGCACAGCCCTGTCTGCAACCCATTCCAGTTGTGCCCTGTACGCATCCCGGAATTGTTCGAACGTTTGAAAACCACCTTGAGGATCGGTTTCTATGGTGAGCAGGCGAGATCCCGTGTGTCTCATGCGACCGTTGTACAACGCAAGCTCGAGGACCGCGGCAACGTTCACCAGCACAGCCGCGCAATGAGCATAAGTCCTGCCGGCGCTTACGGGTTCCACGCAGCCGACGATGCCATAATCTCTCGCGTGCTCAAGGCTGTCACCCTTGTCCTGAAGGGCGAGAATGACGGCTTTATCGTTGTGAATGGCCGGAGTCGCTCCGGTGTTGATATTCACTTCACAAAGTCTACGCAAATAGTCTTCTGAATTTATCCCCGGAAAATATCTCGCGTTCAGATTCGGATCGCGAAGCTTCATCAATTCCGTGGCTCTTAGAATGAGGTATGTGACATCGTTTACGGAATCGTTCCCCTGGCTGTCGATACCCCCTATAGTAATAGCCTGGTTTGCTCCGGTACCGCCGAAAAGCTGTTCTGCAGCCTCGGGCATCATGGGAACGTGGTCACCTATTTTCAGCCAGAAGAAGCAGAGTAATTCCAAAGCATCAGCCGGATGCAAGCGCCCCCTGTCCACATCCTGACGGTACAGGGGATACAAGACTTGATCCAGACGTCCCAGACTGAAGCCGACATTGGGATTCTCCAGATTCAACGCGGTCCAGCATACCCAGATGGTCGTCAGGGCATCTTTGAACCCGATAGCGGGATGTTCGGGAACTCTTCGGTATCTTTCGGCGATCTCAAGAAGCCGACGTTTCTTCTCTGAAATTGTTTGCAGTGGTGCCAGCAATTCCGCCGTATTCGCAAGATTTCTGGAGTAGGCGATAATGCCTTCGAGGACTTCGACTATAGCCGCGTAAAAGTCCCGTTTCGCCGGGGTATCGGCGGAAGCCATTTTCTGTTCCGCCTCATTGATGACTCCTCTGAGACCGTACTTGATCGCCCGGGAAAAATCAGGAATCGTATGGGATATGCACAGCGGTTTACTGGTCAGGAAAAGCACCAGGAGCTGCATAAGCTTCAACTCTTCAGATGATTGATGATAAGCCTCGGAATGCTGTGCGTACGATCTGACGCGAGCAATTTCCAGTATGCTCCGATCCATCCAGTGTGGAAATATTTCTAAATTGAGCTTTTCAATGTCCGGAGCGGTTATCTGGTACGGATTGTGTGCTCGTTTCGGCAGACCATGCAGTTCCGGCCATAACATAAGACCGACCAGTTCGGGGTACAACAGTACTCCTTTGAACTTGCTCGTAGTAGAACCAGCGAAAGGTGACCAATCGTCGAAGAAGAACGGGCGCGGGTCGGGATAAGGATCTGTTCCCCTCTGGTACGCCTGATTGTGCCAAACAACCGGTTTTCGATTCTCCAGGACTTTGCGGTAGACTCTTGCTTTATCCAGGATTGAAATTCTCTCCTGTTTCAAGAGATTGCTTTCCATATGAAATCTGGTTACCAGATCAGGTCGTTCGATGCAGACTTCGGGGATGGCTCTGAAATAAGCCTCCCTCAGGAGCATGAGCGGGCTGCCCTCAGGAAAACCGTATTTCTTGAGATCCAGAATCTTTGGTGATACTCCCATATTTGCCCCCTCTTGTGGTATGCATTAAGCTGACTGATGAACGGAGACTCGCAATTATAACCTCTTGCACGTCAACGTTATAGCGATGGCCAAAATTCTGACGATTATCCCATGCTCCGATACAAGATACTAGTGGTGACCGACGTCCCGAGACTGTCTCAAAAGTTAGAATTGAATCACTGATCGTAGCACGGTTTTCTCATGATCCGCTCGGCCTGGTTGTAGCTCACGTAGGATGTGGTGAGCGAAGCGAATCGCATCGATCGCGAAAGACCTCGACGGATGCTATTCCCGCTGGTCATCGCATCCTACATTGGCCACCTTGTCTGCTCTACAAGGATGGAGAATCGTGGCACGATCTGTTGTGCATCCAAGGCTTTTAAGACAGGCTCCCCCTGCCGGTCCATTCTATCGATATCATTAATCATATTGAAGATGTGCCGGCACGGAGGCACGGCACCCACCAATATTCCTATTTTCAATCGGACACTAATTTTGGCAATTGCTACAGAATAGCAATGCCTTGGAATTAGATTAAGTGGAAGAAGTTGTGAGGGCCTTTGAACGGCCCTCGTCGAAAGAAAATTATGCCTTCATGGTCTCTTTTGCGGCAGTAAGGGTATTCTTCATCAGCATGGCGATGGTCATCGGGCCCACACCACCGGGTACGGGGGTGATGGCTGCAGCCTTTTCCTTTACTGCGTCGTATTCGACATCACCAACCAACTTCCAGCCCTTTTCCGTTCCGGGAGCATCCACACGATTGATGCCGACATCGATAACAACCGCCCCTTCTTTCACCATGTCACCTTTGAGGAATTCGGGCACGCCGATTGCTGCGATGATAATGTCGGCTTCCAGGCATCTTTGTTTGAGGTTCTTCGTTTTCGTGTGGCACATGGTCACCGTGGCATTCATATCACGCTGGTCGAGCATGTTCGAGAGAGGCCGACCTACGATGTTGCTCCGTCCCAGGATTATCACGTCCTGACCCGCAGTCTGGAAGCCGCCGCGTTTGATAAGCTCGATAACGCCCGCAGGGGTGCACGGGAGGAAGCGCACTTCTCCGATGCTTATCAATCCCACGTTAAAGGGGTGGAAGCAATCCACATCCTTCTCCGGGAGAATGGATCGAAGAATCTTGGTCTCGGGAATATGTTTCGGAAGCGGAAGCTGGCAAAGTATTCCGTGAACGGATTTATCTTTGTTGTATCCATCGATCACTTCCAGGAGCTGCTCGGTTGTCGTATCCGCGGGGAGTTTGGTTTCAAGGGATCTGATGCCGATGTACTCGCAGGCTTTCTTCTTGTTCAAGACGTACACTTTGGAAGCAGGATCGTCACCCACGAGGATAACTGCGAGGCTGGGTTCAAGTCCCTGAGCCTTCAACTGCACGACTTCTTCCTTCATTTCGTCCTTGAGCTGTTGGGATACTTCGTTTCCGCTTATAACTTTAGCCGACATAAAGACCTCCTTATCGATAGAAAATTGACTTTGAGTGAAGACTTCGCCCGCGCAAGACGAAAGCCCGATTACGAAACTGCAATCGCACCCGGTGATTGAGTGCGGAGAATCAAACTAACTCGCCTCGGATTCCAGAGCCGCGGCGATTTCTGCTATGGCTTTGTGGATTTGTGGGTCGTCCAAAGAAGGCGGTCGACTTTCCAGATCCGCCCTGGCTATTTCTTCCGAAAACGGCAGAATCCCAATGAGCGGAATGCCATCAAGGCTCCTGTGCAAAAATGCCTCTTCTTCGGAGTTTCGCACTTTACTGCCTACGGCTGCCACTTTGTGCAGTCCGATATCTTTCGTCAGTTCTCGGACCTTCGCAGCGGTTTCAATGCTTCTCCGACCCGGTTCCACAACAATCAGCAGGCGATTGACCCCCTGGGCCGTACCCCGCCCGAGGTGCTCGATGCCCGCTTCCATATCCATGATCACGAGATCTTTTTCATACAGAACGAGGTGCGATACCAGAGCTTTCAGCAAGACGCTTTCAGGACATATGCACCCGCCGCCTCCTTTTTTCACCGTCCCCATGATGAGAAGGCGGACTCCATCTTTTTCGCGACCGAGAGCTTCCGGGAGATCGTCGACTTTGGGATTCATTTTGAAGAATCCACCAACCGTGCCGGGACGAAGTCCTGTTCGCTCGGTAATAAGATCCTCCATTTTTGCCACGGGCACAATGCCTGCGGTTTCGATTCCCAGTGCAGATCCCAGGTTTGCATCCGGGTCCGCATCCACTGCCAGAACTCTGTACCCGTTCCGAGCCCAGTACCTGGCCAGTAGGCTGCTCAGGGTTGTCTTTCCTACTCCACCTTTACCGGATACTGCTATTTTCATTGTAATCCTCGCTTTGCTCCGCCGAGAATGTCATGTAGAAAAAGAATGTGCATCGGCACCTTCAGGCGGAAGCTATCCACGGGACGCTCTTACCAGATCGAGAACCGACATTTCACCTGCGACGGCCATATCTTCGGCACTAAAGAAAATATCGGCAGTCTCATCAAAGAGTACTGTCGCCTCGGCCGGGAATTCCTCGTCTTCTTTCCACAAAATGCACGTAATCGGCATACAGGGAAAATAGGACAATTCAACTGCAGCATCACCGGTTTCAAGGATTTTTCCATGCAATTTTTTCCCCGCGTTTACCAGAGCAGCGGGGTCCGAACCGAAAATACTGACCAGCACGTCTTTTGTCTGGCGGTTAAATGCAGGCTCGTAGAAGTGCCCTTCTTTGAACTCTCGAAAATGTTTGAGCTTTCCGGTCGGCTGGCGGCCGTCCGCATTATTGAGGTAATGAATCGCCAAAATGGCGAGCCAAATGGGAGCTTCCTCATCAGTCTCTTTTATGGAAAAACGGTGAGTATCGGCATTCAGGATAATTTCTTTATCCAGATGGGGAATTATGACGGATCGTCCCACAAATCGGGCGGCTGCTTTCTCCGCGACTCGTCCGGGATCTCTTCGATCGAAAATCTCCAGACCGATCTTCAGGGCCTGTTCATAATTCTCCTGCTTAGGAAGCTCCAGATTTGACAAGTCTTTGATATTGAGCATAGTCCAGATCCACAAGTCAGATCAAATCGTCAACCGTCGAGCAGATTCCACGTAGTCGAGCGACCGGAGCTCATCCAGCGCAGCGTCTTCCACCCGGGAATCCGTATTCAGAAAGAGCAGCGCTTCTCCACCCGGGATTTTTCGGGCAAATTGAAAATGGGAAATGTTGACTCCTTTCGCTCCCAGAGCCGTGCCAACTTTCCCGATGACTCCGGGTTTATCATAACCCTGGAGCAGCACCAGATTGCCGGAAAGATCGAATTCGCCGCGGAAAGGTCCATACCGAACCATCCGAGGCTCGGATTTACCAAACAGCGTCCCTTCCACAAGGTGTTCTCTCCGTTCGGTAACCACGGTGAAACGAAGCAAAGACAAGAAATCCTCTCCCCTGCTGACCTTGGTCTCGGACATCAGGATTCCTCGCTCTTTGGCAACCATGGGAGCGTTTACCTGATTGACTTCATCCGCAACGATTGGGGTGAGAAGGCCCGTGAGAAAGGAGGTAGTTATGGGCTTCAACTCCATATCGGTCACAACGCCTGAATACTGGGCTTCCACGCTCTTTATTCCTGTTTGGATCGTTTGGCCGAGGAACGATCCCAATCTTCTTGCCAGATCCAGGTACGGCTTGAGGTTCTCGAGAGCTTCTCCTGCGACTGCCGGAGCATTAACCGCATTGCGGATGGTTCCATCGAGAAGATAGTCACGGATCTGAGTTGCAACGGCAACGGCAACGTTGTCCTGAGCTTCTTGCGTGGATGCTCCCAGATGCGGCGTGCAAATTACTTTGTCGTTGGAGACGAGACGGGTCAGTCCCGGCGGCTCGACAGCGTACACGTCCACTGCTGCACCGGCAACTTTGCCTGACTCAATTGCGGCTGCGAGGTCGTCTTCGTTGATCACCGGGCCTCGTGAACAATTGACGATACGAACTCCATCTTTCATGATAGAAATGTTCTTCTCACAAATCAAGTTTCTCGTCTCATCAGTGAGGGGCACGTGCAGAGTGAGGAAATCGGCTTCCTTGAAGACTTCCTGTAGCGTGCAGAGTCGGATTCCCATTTGCTTGGCCTGTTCTTCCGAGAGAAACGGGTCATACGCCACCACTCTCATGCCAAGCCCCATGGTGCGGTCGGCTACAACGGAACCAATCTTACCGAGTCCTACTATGCCGAGGGTTTTGTTGAACAGCTCTGTCCCCGAAAATTTCTTCTTTTCCCACTTTCCCTGTTTCATGGAAGATGTCGCCTGCGGAATGTTCCGTGCCAAGGCCATCATCATGGAGATCGTGTGCTCGGCTGTTGTAACGGTATTCCCTCCGGGGGTGTTCATAACGACAATACCCCGTTTTGACGCTGCAGGGATATCGACATTATCAAGTCCGGTACCGGCACGTCCGACCACTTTCAGATTGTCCGCTGCGGCAATTATGTCTGCGGTGACCTTTGTGGCACCTCGGATTGCCAAACCGTGGTATTGACCGATGATCTGCTTTAGATCGTCAGGGCTGAGTCCGACTTTGACATCAACTTCGATTCCCTCTGCCTCTCGAAAGATTTGCACTCCCAACTCGGATAGGTTATCCGAAACAAGGACCTTCACAGCCCATACCTCCTTTTTTGTGAGATTTTTGACACAAGATTTATCACTTTGAGCCCGGAACGCGACATGCCCTCATCACGAGGGCCCAGGCATACTCGTCTTTTCAAGCAATGGTGAGGGTTATGAAACAGCATTCGAATGAACAGATGAATTACGCACGAGATCCTGAAGCTTTTATCAGGAACACGAAAAAGTGTCAAGAATCGATGCAATTATCATCATTGTCGGACGGCAAAATCAGATTATAAGGCCGACGCAATTCATGAATTCCAGCAAAGTAGGAGGATCATACCCAACAAAGCAATTGCCATGAGTGCAATAGGAGGCTCTTGATGCAAGATTCGAGGGATCGGCGCCGTATTGCGCACATTCGATATCAGGGGAGCTTCCACAGAATCGAAAATTATCTCAGCCCAAGGAATATCTTCTTCTTTCAGAACGGTGACTTTCCGAACCGAGCTACTACTGGCATAGCTTCCTTCGGAAGGGCTGAATGACAGCGGGGCGGGTCTCTTTATGAATTTCTTGTAATCCGGCTTCTTCTTTTCTGGGGCTTTCAAGTCGGATCATTCCTTTCCTTTGATGATTTCTGTGAGCTCGTGCATCAAGTTTTCGAGATCGCGGCTTCCTTTGCAGGAAGGAGACAGGAGAAATACCGGCTGCCGCAGGGCATTAGCCTTGTCGAAACTCACGTCCTGGCGAATGACCGTCCGAGTTATATACTCTCCATAGCTTTCCGTCAAACCCTCCAGAATCTGTCGGCTCACAGAGTAGCTGCTATTATAGTTATTTGGAATTATGAGTATTTTTGGGATTATGTGCCTGTATGTTCCTGAGATGTCACGAATTGAATCGAAGAGATACTGTAGTCCGTAAAAGGAATTGCCATCGAGTTTCACCGGAGCAAGGAGAATGTCACAGGCCAGAAGAATATTGAGGCTGGTCAAATCGTACGATGGCGGGGAATCTATGACCATTACATCGTATTCAGCCGATTCGCGGACGGACTCCAATGCGCGGCGAAGCCTATATTCTCTCTCGGGTTGCTGGAACAGGTAGAGATTCATGGAGCACATGGACAAGTTCGCAGGAACAAGGTGCAGATTCGGCGAGAGTTTGCAGGCGACCTCGCTCAACCGGGCGATGCTCTTCTTGCCGTCGGGAACCAGCATTTGCATGAGCGTGAGGTTGAATGCTGAAGGTTCTTCTCCGAGGGAAGTCGTCATATGACCTTGAGGGTCAGCATCCATAGCGAGTGTCCGATACCCGGATTCGGCCAGTTTCCACGCGAGGTTCGAAGAAACCGTGCTCTTTCCGACCCCACCTTTCATGTTGAAGACGGCAATACAAATCGGGCGGCTTGACAGCACCGGCCTCAGATTGAATAGATCTCGGATGTTCTCAAGATCTTGAAACGTATAAATCCGATTTCCATTTTCATCCCGCTCTGTTTCAGGGATTCTTCCCTCGCGCTCGTACGAAAGCAGCGTTTCTTTTGAAATGCCGAGAATTCGAGCAGCTTCGATGGGCCTGTAACGTTTCGTTTCCAAGAGATTTCCCCTATGTTGGAGGGCTTTTCTCCAATGAGAAGCGATGATAGATCGCTTCAACTCGCGGGGCTAATATAATTGCTTGATTATACGTATAAACCAGTATTTTAACTGTAATCGCGATTTGGAGTCGCTTGTATGTTAACTCAATGGATAAGTCAAGAGCTTTTGTTGGAGTGCATTTGTCCTTCCCACTCGAACACCTGAGATTCGGCTGCAACTCACGTTGACACGTAAAAAAGCCCCACGTACTATGAACATATGTTGGTGTCCGAGTTGATGGATGGCCGACCTAATTGTTGACATTCCGGCTACCGAATTGCATGTGAGGCCGAAACATGATTGTGTACGGGGATTTGTGTGAGGACAAGAATACCGTTCAGTGCATAGATGGCCTGATGCACCTTGCTTCAACGTTCGACGCAACCCGTGAACATGAACTTGCTACGGATTTGCTTATCCAGTACGGGGAATTCGAGACTGGGGTAACCGATCGTCTGTGCAAAGATTTCGATACGCTCAATTCAGTGATCCGGCAACTCAGGAGTGGTGGAGTCATGACGGGCCGCTTGTTCGCCGGCTCATGGAGACGAAACAGGCGAATTTCAGTAGTGGATCTGGTGGACCTGCTCGATCGGTTGCGCTGTATTCCCTTGCCCGAATCAATCACGGTCAAGGTGCCGGAAGGATACGCCTTTTACGGTCTTTATCCTGAATTCTACTATGAATCTGCACTCAAATTCGTCCGCGATGTGCAGTTAACGCATGCCGTATGCATCGGAATCCGCAGTATAGGAACGAGTCTTGCTTCGGTTATTGTTGCTGCACTGGAATCGGCGGGTTGCCCGGCTACCAGTTTCACCGTGAGACCCAGAGGCGATTTTTTCGATCGGGAGATACATCTATCAGATGAACTCGCGATGGAAATAGATGGTAACGCAGGTGCATGGTTTCTCATCGCCGATGAAGGGCCGGGATTGAGCGGTTCGTCTTTTGCCTCTGTGGCCGGAGAACTTTCGCGACGAGGAATCCCTGATGAACGCATCATACTGTTCCCGAGCTGGAATCCCGATGGAAACGGATTCATCTCCCGAAAAGCGACGGAACAATGGCAAAGGCATCGGAAATTTCTGACCGAATTCGAGGAATTGTGGCTCGATTCAGGGTTATTCCGGCAATCCTGGGCTTACGACTCGGTCAGTGATATTTCGGCCGGGAAATGGAGACCGATCTTCCTTGAAGATGAATCCGAATACCCTCCCGTGTACCCTCAGAATGAACGGCGCAAGTACCTGGTTTCATCGAATGGATTTTCAGGAAACAAGAAGATCCTGATCAAGTTTGCGGGTCTGGGGCATTATGGACGAGCCACATACTCACGAGCTTTACTCCTGGCGGAACGTGGGTTCTCTCCACGAGTCTTGGGCCTGAAAAACGGATTTATCGGATATGAACTCGTTTCAGGTAAACCTCTGACGAAGGAAAACGTGTGCCGGTCATTTATGCAAACTGCAGCACGTTACCTGGCTTTTCTCAAGAGACAGTTTCCTGCCCGTGCAACGAGAACTCCGGAACAGATCAGAGAGATGATCGTTCACAATCTCACTGAAACCGCCGGCCGATATTGGGTAGAAAAGTTTGTCGAAACGTTTCCGGACATATCGGCATTGAAAGACGTCCAGGCTGTTGCCGTCGACGGTAGACTATTGCCGCACAAATGGATAAAGACCGAAGCCGGATATCTCAAAACTGACGTGACGGATCACCACGCGGACCATTTTTTCCCCTGCTGTCAGGACATAGCGTGGGATGTGGCAGGCTTATGTGTCGAGTTCGGACTCGATGACGATTCACGATCGGAATTTGTGGAGATGTACTCGAAATTATCTGAAGATTCGGATATCAGGTATCGTCTTCCGTTCTATACCATTGCTTACATCGTATACCGTTTGGGATACAGCGTTTTGTCCGGAGATATTATGCGGAACTCTCCGGAAGGATTACGCTTTAACAGAGCTATACAGTATTATTCTGTGTTATTCCAAAAAGAGATGTACAAACAGATGACTCAATAAGGATGTGGTGAGCGAAGCGAACCGCATCGGTCGCGAAAGGCCTCGACTGATGGGATTCCCGCCGGTCACCGCATCACTTCTTTGCACCCACGGCCGTGAAGATAGGCCTTTCCTGAGAATACCCGGATTCGCTGTGTACATAGCGTCTGACCACTTGTACGGCAAAATCGGCAAATTCATGAGGATCGACCGGTGGACTTGTGTGATGAGGTCGTTTTCCCTTCGATTCAGGGGTAAAGCACAGGGTAATCGTTGTATCGAATTCCCGGAGAGCCTCCATCTGGCGATCAAACCAGTCCAGTGCATGGGGACGCAGCCAATCTGCCCAACTGATCCCGGTCCTGAGCTTTTTCACGTTTAATTTCCTGAGCCAATGAATGATAGAATCGAACCGAGGGTCCTGGAAGTGAATCCATTGGCAGATGCCCATTTCAGGATTGAACTGCTGAAACGCCGGTTTCGGCGTGTTGTCCGAGCGAATCAACCCCATGTAAAAGTGACGGTAGTAAGAGCTGCCTTCACTTTCTTTGTGGCGAGTCGTGGCATCCCACGTAGGAGGTAAATCAAGCAGGCTGTACCAATACACCCGTTCGAGACGGTCAGAGAGAAGCTGGGTAGTCCGCTCGATCCCGAATACTTGAACTTCTTCTGCGCCAAATGAGGATGCTCCGACTTCGGTAATCCAGACCGGAAGATTCGCGACTTCTTCGATTTCAGAAATTTTGTCCGGCCAATCGTGAATTCTCCAGTGATTCCAATCCAAGGGAAATCCGTGGACAGCCACGGCGTCGACATATTCCAGCAAACCATATCTCTTGAGAAGATCGATGAATTTGGGGTCAATAGGAGAAATTCCCCCAAGAACTAAGGTGAGTTCCGGGGATAGACTCCGTACGGCCTGTGCCGCCAGCATCGTCATTCGAGTGTATTCTTTCCATTCAGGGTCCATCTCGAAATCCCAGTGCGAGAGATTATTCGGCTCGTTCCAGAATTTGATCGCTTCTATCATAAACATGCTCCATCAAATAATTGGATGCAGTTATTTCGTTTTCATTGAAGGACTGTTGAGCTGTGCCACGCTTTTTGCTGCAATTGAGAGCTCTTCCCGGTTCACATCCGTTTTGCACTGCTCGTCTCGACGGCAGAAATAAATTTCGTGACCCGGATTCTTTAAAGGACGGAGGCCGCACGAACGAAGCATTGCGAGAACCGCTGCATGATTGGGAGCCCACCAATTGGTGGGATCGCCTGCAAGAGATTTTTCGATAAAAGCCATTTTCGGCCATGCGGGATGCAGGAGGAGCAATCTGTCATCTATCGTCAGATCATCTTCAAAAACAAACACTTGCTCTCCAGGCATTGTCAGCGTCTGAAACACCAGAAGTTTCTCGAATTTCTCCGACACGATATCAAGAGCAAGCAATGGATGTCGCAAATGATAAAACACACCCATGAACAGTATCAGATCATAGGAGTCTTCCGTGAAAGCTAGTTCGTACACCTGCTTATGTAAGAATTGGATACGGGAACCCAATGCGAACTGCTCGGCAGCCCATCTGGCCTGATTCAAGTAGTGATCGTTAATATCTATTCCGGTAACATCGGCCCCTCGGGCTGCCAGTTGGAGCGAGTAGAATCCGGCATTGCATCCTATATCCAAAGCAGTCCAGCCGGTCATGTCCTCCGGTAGATTGGGAGATATTACACGCCATTTGTAGGTCGGAAAATCCCCGAGCGGATGTCCGGGGGCTGTCTGCGTGCCGTCCGGCAAGTGGATATTGTGAAACCACGGTCCCAGTTCGGCTATTTCATGCTCCAGAGGAGTTCGGGGTTCGGATAGGTCCGTTTGTAACGTAGTAGGCATGAGCACCCCCTGGTTTCAACGTTGCCGATCGTGTCATCAACTAATTATCAGCCACAGCATGCACTAATTGCCCAAGGAAGCCACGCACGATCACATGCTCGACAGGACGAATAGACTCCTGTTAAGGTTTTCGCCATACGGCACGTCCCCTGGAATATGCAGATTTCGACAAGGCCGGCTTCTTCAAAGCCTCTCGAGCATATTCCTCCAATTCTGCAGCTCTATGAGCGGAGGTGTGAGCACTGAGAATCTTTTTACGCGCAGCATACCCGATGGATTTGCGCTCGCTTTCCGAAGTATTGTGAAGATACACAAGAATGTCTTCCGTCGATTGAGCCACCAGGATCTCTTCACCAGGAACGAAAAAGTGATCCAACCCTTGCCACCAGTCGCTCACAATAGGTATCCCGCAAGCAGCGGCTTCGAAAAGCCTGATACTGGGAGACCAGCCGGCTCTGATCATGTCACTGCGGGTGACGTTCAGCGTGAATCGTTGTGAATTATAAAAGCTTCTATGATCCCCGGGAGGAACATGATCGATTCTGTGCACATTTTGAGACCAGACTACGGAAGAGGGGTACTGAGGACCTGCCACGACGAACTTACCATTTTCCCATTGAGATGCCGGCACATTCAAAAACTGCTCTACTTTGGGTTGTCTATCAGGGCTGTACGTTCCGAGGTATCCCAAATCCCATTTTGCAGCTCTCGTTTCCGGCC
The sequence above is a segment of the Desulfomonile tiedjei DSM 6799 genome. Coding sequences within it:
- a CDS encoding pyruvate formate lyase family protein; this translates as MGVSPKILDLKKYGFPEGSPLMLLREAYFRAIPEVCIERPDLVTRFHMESNLLKQERISILDKARVYRKVLENRKPVVWHNQAYQRGTDPYPDPRPFFFDDWSPFAGSTTSKFKGVLLYPELVGLMLWPELHGLPKRAHNPYQITAPDIEKLNLEIFPHWMDRSILEIARVRSYAQHSEAYHQSSEELKLMQLLVLFLTSKPLCISHTIPDFSRAIKYGLRGVINEAEQKMASADTPAKRDFYAAIVEVLEGIIAYSRNLANTAELLAPLQTISEKKRRLLEIAERYRRVPEHPAIGFKDALTTIWVCWTALNLENPNVGFSLGRLDQVLYPLYRQDVDRGRLHPADALELLCFFWLKIGDHVPMMPEAAEQLFGGTGANQAITIGGIDSQGNDSVNDVTYLILRATELMKLRDPNLNARYFPGINSEDYLRRLCEVNINTGATPAIHNDKAVILALQDKGDSLEHARDYGIVGCVEPVSAGRTYAHCAAVLVNVAAVLELALYNGRMRHTGSRLLTIETDPQGGFQTFEQFRDAYRAQLEWVADRAVRLNNLLGEVHQDFYPTPILSSLFEGPMDKGLDVIQGGARINSSGVSIIALADTADSLNVIEELCFNATPHRRVPLSTMMEAISANFEGFEDLYAATQKVPKYGNDDPGANENAQWLVTTLDEAFRGKDNYRGGKYRVGYWTMTIHAGLSEVTGALPNGRKDGENFASGITPVSGVAPHLTSALNSAAMLPSRALSSGVALNIKFAPEQDKEAMLDHFAPLIKGYFAGEKPDPGGIEIQFNVMDHETFLDAMAHPENYPYLLVRVSGYTAYFRDLNPQMQKEIMERTEYDLSSGTSHSYHIDTEA
- a CDS encoding bifunctional 5,10-methylenetetrahydrofolate dehydrogenase/5,10-methenyltetrahydrofolate cyclohydrolase; the protein is MSAKVISGNEVSQQLKDEMKEEVVQLKAQGLEPSLAVILVGDDPASKVYVLNKKKACEYIGIRSLETKLPADTTTEQLLEVIDGYNKDKSVHGILCQLPLPKHIPETKILRSILPEKDVDCFHPFNVGLISIGEVRFLPCTPAGVIELIKRGGFQTAGQDVIILGRSNIVGRPLSNMLDQRDMNATVTMCHTKTKNLKQRCLEADIIIAAIGVPEFLKGDMVKEGAVVIDVGINRVDAPGTEKGWKLVGDVEYDAVKEKAAAITPVPGGVGPMTIAMLMKNTLTAAKETMKA
- a CDS encoding AAA family ATPase, which produces MKIAVSGKGGVGKTTLSSLLARYWARNGYRVLAVDADPDANLGSALGIETAGIVPVAKMEDLITERTGLRPGTVGGFFKMNPKVDDLPEALGREKDGVRLLIMGTVKKGGGGCICPESVLLKALVSHLVLYEKDLVIMDMEAGIEHLGRGTAQGVNRLLIVVEPGRRSIETAAKVRELTKDIGLHKVAAVGSKVRNSEEEAFLHRSLDGIPLIGILPFSEEIARADLESRPPSLDDPQIHKAIAEIAAALESEAS
- a CDS encoding DUF3786 domain-containing protein yields the protein MLNIKDLSNLELPKQENYEQALKIGLEIFDRRDPGRVAEKAAARFVGRSVIIPHLDKEIILNADTHRFSIKETDEEAPIWLAILAIHYLNNADGRQPTGKLKHFREFKEGHFYEPAFNRQTKDVLVSIFGSDPAALVNAGKKLHGKILETGDAAVELSYFPCMPITCILWKEDEEFPAEATVLFDETADIFFSAEDMAVAGEMSVLDLVRASRG
- the serA gene encoding phosphoglycerate dehydrogenase; its protein translation is MKVLVSDNLSELGVQIFREAEGIEVDVKVGLSPDDLKQIIGQYHGLAIRGATKVTADIIAAADNLKVVGRAGTGLDNVDIPAASKRGIVVMNTPGGNTVTTAEHTISMMMALARNIPQATSSMKQGKWEKKKFSGTELFNKTLGIVGLGKIGSVVADRTMGLGMRVVAYDPFLSEEQAKQMGIRLCTLQEVFKEADFLTLHVPLTDETRNLICEKNISIMKDGVRIVNCSRGPVINEDDLAAAIESGKVAGAAVDVYAVEPPGLTRLVSNDKVICTPHLGASTQEAQDNVAVAVATQIRDYLLDGTIRNAVNAPAVAGEALENLKPYLDLARRLGSFLGQTIQTGIKSVEAQYSGVVTDMELKPITTSFLTGLLTPIVADEVNQVNAPMVAKERGILMSETKVSRGEDFLSLLRFTVVTERREHLVEGTLFGKSEPRMVRYGPFRGEFDLSGNLVLLQGYDKPGVIGKVGTALGAKGVNISHFQFARKIPGGEALLFLNTDSRVEDAALDELRSLDYVESARRLTI
- a CDS encoding AAA family ATPase, which translates into the protein METKRYRPIEAARILGISKETLLSYEREGRIPETERDENGNRIYTFQDLENIRDLFNLRPVLSSRPICIAVFNMKGGVGKSTVSSNLAWKLAESGYRTLAMDADPQGHMTTSLGEEPSAFNLTLMQMLVPDGKKSIARLSEVACKLSPNLHLVPANLSMCSMNLYLFQQPEREYRLRRALESVRESAEYDVMVIDSPPSYDLTSLNILLACDILLAPVKLDGNSFYGLQYLFDSIRDISGTYRHIIPKILIIPNNYNSSYSVSRQILEGLTESYGEYITRTVIRQDVSFDKANALRQPVFLLSPSCKGSRDLENLMHELTEIIKGKE